The Salmo salar chromosome ssa04, Ssal_v3.1, whole genome shotgun sequence genomic sequence CAGTTGTGTGGTCttgtgctgcaaagaaagacacAAGAAAATTGCAGTTGGTACAGAACAGAGCTGCACATTTTGTATTCAGATGTACGCACAGGGCAAATGTCAGTGGTATtcaagtcaatctctcctggctcaaagtggaggtgagattgactgcatcactattggtctttgtgcgAGGTGCTGATGGGTTAAAGGTACCaaactgtctgttcaagcagttggcacacagttCGGACACTCATCGGTACCACACAAGACATGCAGCCAAAGGTCTCTTcatagtccccaggtccagaacagagtctgggaaacacagtattaaatagagccatgactacatggaactctctgccaccccatgtaactcaagctagcaataaaaccaGATAAAAAATAACaccttggggactgtgaagagacacagacattttaatatattttgtattgcattttgcattgtattatgtattttattatgtagtgttatgtatagtatgcattatgtattttatttgtgTTCCATTTCCTGTTTGGACCCCTGACAGGAAGAGTAATGCAGCTGCTCAttggagatcctaataaaatacacaaatactaaatacagatggtcatactatcaaactatctgttgataagcaactgcttactaaggttagggctagggttagggttacatatATACTGACAAAATACTGGACTGACCCCTGTAACAATGGGAATACATGTCCACAAAGGAGGCGGAAAGGTGGCGGGATCAGAGGGGAAccttctagccaatgagagagcAGATACGcatgtgaacaacaggcacagctctgatattaaattgtttttctgaAAGTTTCCGGATTGCCACGGCGTCCTCTTACATCAGTACATTCGTAACAACCTAAACAGTACAAAACGTATATTTGATCAAAGAATCCTCACTTAGCAAATTAGCCTccctttgcctcttcctctctggataAACCCTGTTTTAGAGGTGAAGGATGCTGTTTTGGCCTAGGCCAACACAATGGACAAACACTAGGAACTCTGGAACTAATTTCAAGCACCAGGTTTAGCGTACAATAGAAAGGGGGCATTTGCTTTGCAATGGGCAGAATGCAAACGGTGCTAAAAAACTGCCAAACGTCAGTCGAGGTGATTTTCACTAAACAGCTCATCTGTTGTAACTATCGCTCCTGcacaatttttgttgttgttgagttgaTACACACAAAGCTTAGACCCCTCTTTATTTCTATCTCTTGATGTGGTTTAAAACCACATCATATTAGTGGTTTTAAACTCTAGGGGCCTGACTTATTAACTAACACCAAATACGAAAAAAATAAAGTACTAACAGGAGACAAATGTACATATTTTTTTCATATTTGGTGTTGGCTTAGTTAGACCCCTAGAGTTTAAAACCACTAATACGATGTTCATGAGTGCAACACCCAACAACATCAAAAAATGGCTCATAATGCAAAATTGTACAAAAAGTTTTTTTTGGAATGTGCTACTTCAACCAATCCCTGTATTTGAATCCGGAGCTACCTGGGGGTTCTCCACCACTCCCACTATCTGCAGCATCATCCTCCTGGCCACTGATCCATGGTCCCTATTGATCCCCTGTGCGTCGCTGTGCGCCAGCAGCACTGAATATCACAGTGCTAACTTAATGATTTCGCTTTCGGTGCCTTCCTCCCTTTTTTCTCCTCTGCCAGAACGCATCTTCGTCCCGGGGCACGCCGACCTCGCAACTCCCCAGACAgaagctcccctcaaccccccccccacccaccactgTCCCCAGGGAAGACCGCCAGTAGCTCTCCATGTCAAATTGAGTCGCTAGTCCTCTCCAGCTGAATCAAACCGGCAGCACCGTTTCCATTTTTAGGGGAGAATGAGTGGAAGAGTCTGTTCAAGTTTATAAGATTCTGCTGCGCGATTGTAGGGAAAAAGACAGGAGAGAAAAGGCAGGAGAAAACGAAATCGTACACAAGAAAGTGCATGCAAATACACTCCCCCAAACCAATgacccccagacagacacacacattctctAGTTTGCTGACCTGGGCCACAGATGGGGCTGCAAGTCATAAATGAAATACTTTGTTGAGCCATCATTATTTTGTGTCTCAGTAAAACACAGTATTGCCCATAAAAAACACAGTGTTTACTGTCCATGCATGTGTCACAAGCAGAGTTCTAAAATCCCACGGCAAACACCACGGAGGCATGCCAAAGTACAAAGGTTTTTTATTATAAATTCAGCTTTTACAACATTGACAATACACAGTATTCCTACGGCCCGATAAAATGGCTAGCATTTAGGGCTATAGACTAACTATGAGCGCCGGGGCAAATTAACACAACAGTTGATTCACACAATGTTCTTTCGGTTTCTTCTGAGAAGTGTTCGTTAGTCTCTACCCGAGCAGGGATCGGCTCTTCCTCCCGATCAGGGGTCGTTAATCGACGGCTGGTTCGGTTGTCAGTAGCAGTTCGGCGGCTGTCACCCTCTCCGCACTGGCCCAGCTACGTGGTAGCGTTGGCAGCTGAGTCGGGCATGTCCCCAGTGACTGTAGTCGCAggggataaaaaaaacatacaattcCTTTAGTAACACTATAGAGAGTGTTGGATGAATTGAGCTCTTGGTAGCATGGCTCAGTTGTCGGTGGCTGCTTGCTGGGTGGTGTCTCGTTCTGCGCCAGGCCTGCTGGGTTGTAGCGTTGGGTGTGTAGCCTCTCACAGTTACATCGGGCGTGTCCCCGGTGTTAGCAGGCGAACAGCTGATGACACTGAAGGTACGTTCCGGttcggacactgtgttaacaaccctccagacgagcttcaatgccattcaactctccttccgtggtctccaactgctcctaaacacaagtaaaactaaatgcatgctcttcaaccgatcgctgcctgcacctgcccgcctgtccagcatcacttctctggacggttctaacttagaatttgtggacaactacaaatacctaggtgtctggttagactgtaaactctccttccagactcacatcaatcatctccaatccaaagttaaatctagaattggcttcctatttcgcaacaaagcatccttcactcatgctgccaaacataccctcgtaaaactgaccatcctaccaatcctcgacttcggcgatgtcatttacaaaatagccatcaataccctactcaacaagctggatgcagtctatcacagtgccatccgttttgtcaccaaagccccatatactacccaccattgcgacctgtacgctctcgttggctggctttcgcttcataatcgtcgccaaacacattggctccaggtcatctacaagaccctgctaggtaaagtccccccttatctccgctcactggtcaccatagcagcacccacctgtagcacgcgctccagcaggtatatctctctggtcacccctaaagccaactcctcctttggtcgtctctccttccagttctctgctgccaatgactggaacgaactacaaaaatctctgaaactggaaacacttatctccctcactagctttaagcaccagctatcagagcagctcccagatcactgcacctgtacatagcccatctataatttagcccaaactactacctcttcccctactgtatttatttattttatttattttgctcctttgcaccatattatttatattttaactttgaactttcttcaaactacaaatctaccattccagtgttttacttgcaatactttatttactttgccaccatggcctttttgcctttacctcccttatctcacatcatttgctcacattgtatatagtcttatttttttctactgcatcattgattgtatgttgttttactccatgtgtaactctgtgtttttgtatgttgtcgaactgctttgctttatcttggccaggtcacaattgtaaatgagaacttgttctcaacttgcctacctggttaaataaaggtgaaataaaaaaataaaaaaactctaGTTCTGAGGGCGTGTTTAGAAAGGAGTTTGGAGAGGGAGGTGGTGATAGAGAATTGGCAACAGCTGTCTCAAATCAATGTAGTCCATTCCAATCTGGGGGATCACAGCACACCATGCAAGCAAACCAATAGTTCATGCAATTCAATTTCACACGTGAGGACGTCAGAAGTTAAGTAAAAGGCAATCGTTGTAAATAACACAGCACACGCGATTAAAAGTCACTCATGAATAGGCATGATAAAATAAAAAGACCTGATActtaatataaaaataaatatgtcTCTAGTTTAGGAAGAATCATTGTCCCTTGTGACACGTGTTCTGTTAAAATGAGGCAGTAATAAGCAATACAAGCAATAAGTAGGGGATCAGTTCAGTCTAGAGTTATTTTTAAGCGACATGGAACTGTTTCAgttactctgctctctctctgcccctactAGGATAATTACATTCTCTTTGCTAGCTGTCTCATTTCCAGTAGAAAGTTTGTTTTACCGAACTTTCATCTCAAAGCCAGTTGGAACTCACTGGAGGTTCGTTGGCATTGTGCGCTAACAGAAAAGGACAAGGATGAGCTTCCGCCACTGTTCTCTGCCTTTACGTCTAACAGGACATGAACAACCTTACAATTAAAACTTCAACACAGTTGCATTCTTATCTGTGTAACTGCACAAGCCTGaagcacacacacaattataaTATATGTTCCTCTCTACCCTTGCATGCGATTTGAGtcacttcctctttctctccatctctctctctaccatcagacACAATATAAAATGAATAGATGAATATTCTGCCTTTTCTGTTGACATGTATTTCTTATGTACTGTAGATGAGGCTTGTCCTGGGTAAACAACGTGAGTGATAGGAACAAGGAAAAATACACCCCATTTTATCAGTGCTAGCAGTGCAGGGGGAGTGTGTGAAAGAGAGTATGAGAGGGGTAAGAGGGCACTGCTTTGTCCTTGTCATGCAGCAAGGCTGGCATAGCTGCCAGGGCTTCCCAAAAAAAgagttcacaacaatacacagccCTTGTCTGACAGGACTACTCTAACAAGATGTCTCTCCTTGTCTTTCATGATCTCTGAGTCGAGATCAGACTTTTCCAAAATGGCATATTCCCCGAGGCAGCTCCTTACTTGTCAGAGACATTAACTAGAAGCATGAGCTAAAGTTATTAATGCTTCGATGAAGCCTGCCATTGGGTGCTtttaggttcagtgtgtgtgtgtgtgtgtgtgtgtgtgtgtgtgtgtgtgtgtgtgtgtgtgtgtgtgtgtgtgtgtgtgtgtcgtgtgcatgtgcgtgtgcgtatatacagtgtgtgtgtgtatgtgcatgggtGTGTATCTGCATGTTACCATGGAAAATTGCATTGTGGGATTTTCATGCTTCATTGCAGCAGTACGTCCTGCCATTGTTTAACTCTGAAGCCTTTTAACAAACCCTGTTAGGCTTTAGATTGTTTGGGGATTTAGAGACCTTCTGCACAAGCCTTTTCCCTTCTGGGAAAAAGAGAATGAAAGTTTCTCCACTTTCAGGGtcagctggctggctgctgtGAACTGTCTAACTGTGTCAGGTGAGAGAACAGAGCAGGCCTGGATGACTACAGTATCTATGAGTTTGGTGGGAGGATTTCTGTGTAGTACCATGTGTGAGCGCTTCTATGGGTCCCTGtaccgtgtctgtctgtctgtctgtctgtaagagGAGGTGATTAAATTACTTACAGGCTAAGATAGACAGATGGATAGCAATAAGCGAAATTACTTACAGGCTAAGATAGACAGATGGATAGCAATAAGCGATATTACTTACATATGAAAGAGAACATGTTTACAGTATGTGCTGTAGCTTTGGTttatttctaaaaaaaaaaacaggtaggTACATTTACCCTGGGATAAGCTGGTCGGGGGAATCTGTAAGAGGACGGCAACACTTAGCTACAAGATACTATAGAACATGACTAAGTGGACTTTCAGCTACTATTTATTGGTGATTGCAATCTAGCAAACTTTTGGAAGTCTTATCTAGTTCAACAAAACTATTGCATGTGCTTTGGATGAAGGTTTATGATTTTCACCTGAAGGATGAAGTTTTCCCTTATGATATACTCTTGCTAGACTGGGCAAACGTCTCTAGTTACTATTGGGGATATCCTGTTCATGCTATGTCCTGATTGGACAGTAGGGTGTCAATCAGCCTTAAAGGAGCAAATCAGATTTCAGAACACCTATCACGTGAACAGGAAGTGACGTGTCTTCCACGATGACAAGTGCTGCTTGCTGTAATAGGGACATAAGATCTTATATTACAGGGGATACCTCATGGATAGCATGCTAGGAGTTCAAATGATCTGGAGAGAGTTGGTGAAAGGAGGACTTTGTCTGCTGAATTTTCCTGGGCAGCCATCGGAAAAGCATCTTGCACAACTTTTTGCTTTTAACCTTGGACTTGGTCATGGTCTTAGTGATGGCATTCGTCAGCAAGGTGGGGTTGTGAGGCAGGGAGGGGGAAAATGTTGTAGCGTTGTTGTCTGCCTTCTGAGGATTCAAAACCTCCAAGAAACGTCTCTCTTGCTGCCTGAAGTCATACTCCACACTGCAGGGACAGAGAcatagagcaagagagagggtgaaaactgagaaaagcaaaaacagggtgaATGAGTCAAACCGATCTGACCATGCTTCCTGTGTCTCACCTGTAGACGATACAAGCAGTCTTCTGACAGGTGGAGCACTCCCTGAGatcctgccctgtcctgtagCATCGCCGACTGAAACAGCAGGAGAGCAGGAGATATTAAAgttccagtgcagtcaaaaacatgatttctctgtgttttatatacatttccacacaTGAGATTGGAGTAATACTATGACATTGTGAAATGTATGATAATGCCCtattagtgtaagagctgtttgaaaagactgtccGAAATTACcatgcagtaaattagttaatagaccaataagaaagagaattCCAAACCTCTATGCCAGTAAACGttaattttcagttttcccctccccactcagaccactcccagacagtcctagaaaaattattgcttgagaaattgccctttgataagaatctatttttgtttctttttgaccattttaattgaaaacagtcACATTAATGTACTTAATTgtcacccagaaatgatttgattttgagataaaaacggctgcattgggtcTTTAATAAGAACAAAAGAGGCTTTAATTCCTTTTCTCTTCTTTCTAATGTCATCCTGTTCTCTACTCACTCCTTCCCACCCATCtatctcccttctcttcctctactcACTCCTTCCCACCCATCtatctcccttctcttcctctactcACTCCTTCCCACCCCATCtatctcccttctcttcctctactcACTCCTTCCCACCCCATCtatctcccttctcttcctctactcACTCCTTCCCACCCATCtatctcccttctcttcctctactcACTCCTTCCCACCCCATCtatctcccttctcttcctctactcACTCCTTCCCACCCATCtatctcccttctcttcctctactcACTCCTTCCCACCCCATCtatctcccttctcttcctctactcACTCCTTCCCACCCCATCtatctcccttctcttcctctactcACTCCTTCCCACCCATCtatctcccttctcttcctctactcACTCCTTCCCACCCATCtatctcccttctcttcctctactcACTCCTTCCCACCCATCtatctcccttctcttcctctactcACTCCTTCCCACCCCATCtatctcccttctcttcctctactcACTCCTTCCCACCCCATCtatctcccttctcttcctctactcACTCCTTCCCACCCATCtatctcccttctcttcctctactcACTCCTTCCCACCCCATCtatctcccttctcttcctctactcACTCCTTCCCACCCATCtatctcccttctcttcctctactcACTCCTTCCCACCCCATCTATCTCCTTGTTCTCTTTCTCTACGTATTCCTTCCCACCCCATCTATCTCCCTGTTCTCTTTCTCTACGTACTCCTTCCCACCCCATCTATCTCCCTGTTCTCTTTCTCTACTCACTCATTCCCACCCCATCTATCTCCCTTTCCCTTCCACGTCATTTCTCGTGATCGCTCTATCTTCCTTCCTGTTTCTTACCCCTTGCTGAGAGCTTGGCTCATCTCCAGGTCTTGGATGATGTTGAGAAGGGTAGTGATCCTGTCCTGGTTGGCTGCCAGGTTGGCCTCTACAAACTGCAGCCTCCGTTGGAGAGGTGCTGGCCTGCTGCACTGTGGGGAAGGGGGCAGCAGCAGCGCTGCGTCAGCCGGGTGGGAGTGAGCCAGCCTGGGATCGTCTTGGGAGGGCTGCGGGGTGGTGCTTGATGATAAAAATGGCAATACTGGATGGATCATCTGGTGTGTCTGATTGGGATGGGTGAGGGTGTAGGAGGCTAGGTGAGCCATGCGGGATGGAGGCAAAAGGCGGTAGCACTCCGGGTCTATGGGTGTGTGTGCGAGGAGCTCAGTGATGGTGTATGGACGGGCCTGTGGTATGAGTCGGTGTGTGGggcttgtgtgtttgtttggcgtGGAGGTGGAACTGAAGTCTGTGTTTCTGTGGTTTGGTGGTTTGGTGACGGGTTTGACACGTGCAGAAGTGTCCGTCTGGGTTGCAATGAGGGCCTTAgggtctgtttgtgtctgtggtgTGACGGAAGGTGGAGCGTCATTTGTGTATATCTGCCCGTCAAGTCTGAATGTGGATGTGGTATTTGCATGTGTGTGGAATGCGCTGGAGGGAATGTGCTCTGTGAGTGAACGCATCTGAGGCTCAGACCCAGGTTTTAGGTTGGTGGCAAAGTGTCCCTGCTTTTCTCCTTCTTTGTTTGCATCCTTTTCAGCAACGCATTctgggaggtcagtgacctgtgATGCATTGGACATTCTAGAGTCCCTTTCCTCGTCTGTCTGTGACACGATGACAGGGTTACAGTGTGTGTTTCTGGTGGAGACGGTCAGTAGCTTTGGATATACATTTGCGTGCATTATCGGTTCAACGACAAATCGCTTATGAGTGTTTGATTGGTAGGCAGtggtttgttcagtgtgtgtcttTGTGAATGTTATCTTATTATGGGATCTGTCTGATGGGTCAGGTGGTTTATTGTATTGCGTCTGCGTCGCGATCAATGGTCTCCAGTTAGTCAGGGATGTGGTTGAGGGATGACGCTGAGTAGATGTAGTTGTCTGTGACTCGTTCTCAACACTGGGGGGTGTTTTGGGGGACGTGTAAACTAAGTAAGGGGATGTAGGTGTGTGCGATGTGTTTGAAAGGTTAGGGGTATGGGACAAAGGCTTTGGGCGTGTAGTTGTGTATGGTGTGTTAGGAGTAGTGGTATGTGATGTGTTATAAGGGTTAGCCAGAGTGGCGGTATATGGTGTGCTTGCTGGAGTTGTAGTTGTGTGTGACGTGTTAGCATGGCTAGGGAGTATTCTATATGTCGCCGTAGTAGTTGTGTTTGGGAGTGTTGCTGTTGTCGGGGTGCATACAGGGGTAGGTGGTGCAGCTGTGAGTGCGGTTGGAGACTTAGGGGGTTTAGTGGGATAAGGGGGTGCGCTTCTATATAATGTCGTAGCAGTGATAGAAAGCgttgttgtgtgtggtgtgttttcagGCTTAGGGGGTGTAATAACACAGGATGGGTTTACATGGTTTGGAGGAGAGGTTCTGTGTGGTGGGTTTACAGGGTAAGGGTGACTAGATGTGATTGAGGTTTTGGGTTGTGTATTTGGATGTGTGAGTGTCTTCGGATGCTTGCGGTGTGTGCGTGGCGTGTTTGGTCTTGTGGCTACGGCGATTTGGAGAGAAAGTTTGAGCGGTGTTGGTCGGGGAATCTTACTCAAGTGAGATGGGGTCTCAAGGAAGTTGGCATCTGTACGCCTGGGTTCAATAGTTGCCTTGGTGACTGTAGCCGTCGTTGGGGGTAAGATGGTTGTGAGGCTGGCTGCCTTGtctgagtgtgtttgtgaagGTGTGTCTAGGGTTTCTACTGGGTCTCTGATAGAGGTATGCAGGGGGTATGTGGCATGGGAGGCATAACCATTAGTCTGTTTTAGATCTCCGTTCTGCCATGCAGGCGCTGGGTTTTCAGGCAGATTGGGATTGCTGTCTTTGTTGTTATGAATAGGGGGATTACAGTGGGGGTGGGAGGatagagagtctgtgtgtgtccacTGGCTTTGTATCCGATCCCTGTCTGCATGCCTCAGAGGAGAGAACGcagagtctctctctttctcagtatgtGAAAGGGGAAGGTTGTTTCTGTCTGTGAGTGAAGGAGGTGCTTTCATGGCTGCTGTTCCTTCAGGGCATGCAGAGGAAGGGCTCTTATCTCCCAGACTggcagctccagctccagctccagggACCACAGTCTGTCTCCCTCCACAGTGGCTGCAGATCCGCTGGGGCatttggagaggtgggggagcaCGTGGTCGTTTTGTATTCCCACAATATAAATGTGCCAcagaatgctctttaggttttgaTTGGTCCCCTCCTCTAGAGGACATGGTTGAGACAGGCTCCGCCTCATCACTGCCATCTATACAAATCCCTCCTATAGCCTCAGAGTCAACTACACTGCCATTGGTGTAGCGCATGTCCTGCCTCCCTTTGAGCTTGCTATTCCCCATGCCCCCTGATAAGTGTGGGTTAGTCTTGATTGCCCGGGCATAGCAATAAGTCCCACTTTTCCGTTGGTTGAAGAACACATTCTTTGTGAGCTTACTGGAAATCCCTTCAAAAGTCACACCCTGTTTGATCTTGGAATCTAAACTCCTCTGTTTTGAAATAACCACTCTTTCTCTGACactattagtctgtctgattccCTCCTCTTCCTTTGGCTCCTTTGGGATGTAGCCATTGGATTTGGGAGAAATCCTGCTGTCTGATTGGACGGGGAATGTGCCAATTAGTTGTGTGCCCTGCAGGATGGGTGGGGCTCTTACACCAGGTGAAGTCTGCACTCCGATGCTGCACTGGGGACCCCATGTCAGGGGCAGCACTTCCCCGGCCCTTTCCCCTCCTACTGTCCTCCAATCACGTACCCCCACCAGGGCGGGAACTCCTAGTACTGGCACGGCAGTGGTCAGGTCAGCCGCCCGTCTCCCCATCACCTGGTCAACTGGCTCAGAGGCCTGAAAACCCTGGAGAGCTGCTGTCCACCTTCACCATTACATCTATTGGAAAAGTCGATGTTAGTTTactgtgaagagcacattatcaTATCTAATTTTCAAAAGTTACGTTTATAGTCACTTTGAATGTTTACTCTGTGAAAGGAATATGTACAGGGGAAGAACAATTGAATTCAAACAAAGTACACATCAAGGAAACTGCCAAAGCTGCCCATATGCAGCAGAAATAGAGGACAAGCAGAGGTCTAAAGCTTTGATAGCAGATTGGAGATAGTCATGAATAATGGATATTTTCAGGTCTACCACAGCTTAGAACAAAAAAACATATTAATTTAGATTATACACCTACACTGACAATAGGAGACATTATTTCGTGATATAATGTGTGAGAGGTTGTTTCAGTACTGTGAGCTGGACTGCAGTACCCTTATGACACCAAGTTATCACACAGCAGGACAAGGGGGTGCATGACAGTCAAGAAACAGTCAAGCTAATTGGAGTCCTTCCTATGACCCTTGTTTACTTTTAGCTCATTATATTCCGAGCATAACAGCACGGTCTGCCCAGGCTGTGTTTTCTTCAGAGCTCATACTTCAGACATCATCTAGTCACAGCATGACTCCAGTGGTGACCTCCCTGTCTCCTCGGTTACCTGTGCCCACactcagtggcggttctagaccatttcaactgggggggccaagctggggccagttgtactgttagaggggccagttacattagacgttattgttgtcatatcgttttcttcactgcattgcaggcattagcaggcaaaagaccatgttcataatcatcatcattgccactgtctaataacggatgtaaaaaaaagaatgatagcaaaaatgtgttatgtaaaaatgatttcatactccacatttagggggcccACTGGGCAGCCTCTTacactgtcctgtcctctcctgcatTTAGCCCACCTTGGGCAGCGGATAATGTATGCATTTATGCTAACGACTTCATTAAAGCCTGACAAGGGGAAATTAATCAGTGGCTGTGTGTGCATTTAACTGATACACTAAATGTCAGGGTAcccgtatgtgtatgtgtgtttgtcttaCTGATGCATAGAACTACAATTCAGTGGCCAAAGCAAggacaataatgtgtgtgtgtgtgtgtgtgtgtgtgtgtgtgtgtgtgtgtgtgtgtgtgtgtgtgtgtgtgtgtgtgtgtgtgtgtgtgtgtgtgtgtgtgtgtgtgtgtgtgtgtgtgtgtgtgtgcatgcatgcaaaaacattttttcccACAGCCCACCCCCACCCTTCATGCATTGCTGTCAGAATTTGAGGCAGATCATCTATTCATTTGAGCCTGCAGGCACCACTCTGTGGCTGTCACATTGTGGATGTCGCTTGGTTACAGTCCAACTGACTCCATCTGATGTCACTCCGGAACAGTCAGTGACAAATGCCTTAACTCCTCTTCAGACACAGCTGATAAAGCTGCCATTAATTCCCTAGCACAGGCAAGAGGGGTAAACTGTGTCATTTCATCGCCACTAGATTACTGCTACCTCATTTATATCCAGGACAGAGCAATACGAAACCTGTGCCATACCTTCACAGTCAATCTTGATGGGGTCACTAAACATGTTCAGGTGACTTACCATTGTTAGCGTTTGTCAAGCCCTGGGTCTAGCTGTGGTTCGACTCACTTTGTCCTAGGTGTTCTTGGTGCAGTGGGGGTCCCCCTTGCCCCCTTACCACCTTGTCCCCCTCTGTGCTCCTCTGCTTCAAGTCTTTGAGGAGGGGGGCACTGAGAGACTCTCTTATAATAAGGTTGAATTCCTTCTCCCTTTCAGTCCCTCGGTGGCACACATAAACTCACATGAATATGCACTATGCAGGCAAAGCCATATTCTCTGGTGGTTAATATTCAAAAAGCTCTGAGTCACTGCTAATCTGGCTCCCTCAGACTAGGCATGTAGTCCAGCTCCGTCCTCAGTTTATTCCCTCTCTGCTTCTCTTGTTTtggtccctctcctccttcctgccTCCCTGCTCAcatcacagcaacatgatgcactgccctcctctcagcagcactctgtccAACTCTCTTCCACTCTCCCTATTCCCTCTcttatgcgcacacacacagatctatGGCTGGGTGACGGG encodes the following:
- the LOC106603216 gene encoding inhibitory synaptic factor 2A-like encodes the protein MSNASQVTDLPECVAEKDANKEGEKQGHFATNLKPGSEPQMRSLTEHIPSSAFHTHANTTSTFRLDGQIYTNDAPPSVTPQTQTDPKALIATQTDTSARVKPVTKPPNHRNTDFSSTSTPNKHTSPTHRLIPQARPYTITELLAHTPIDPECYRLLPPSRMAHLASYTLTHPNQTHQMIHPVLPFLSSSTTPQPSQDDPRLAHSHPADAALLLPPSPQCSRPAPLQRRLQFVEANLAANQDRITTLLNIIQDLEMSQALSKGRRCYRTGQDLRECSTCQKTACIVYSVEYDFRQQERRFLEVLNPQKADNNATTFSPSLPHNPTLLTNAITKTMTKSKVKSKKLCKMLFRWLPRKIQQTKSSFHQLSPDHLNS